The Streptomyces sp. Je 1-332 genome has a window encoding:
- a CDS encoding helix-turn-helix domain-containing protein → MAAAKRGGNGMSDQRRHRLRLEISREASRLFWDQGVDATSGDQIAEAVGLSTRTIWRHFRSKESCAEPIVTQGVEWEMRTLRDWPADLSLEERFSTEASRFRREASAVELADTGLAMRMIRLADTEPALRTAWLMACDLVEREMADIIAKRLGRPADDLDVRLHAAAASAAIRVLNEDIGAALLDGADPAQFADASERIARAVRRATGGAVGDPVAVRG, encoded by the coding sequence ATGGCGGCGGCCAAGCGTGGCGGCAACGGAATGAGCGACCAGCGGCGCCACCGGCTGCGTCTGGAGATCTCCCGCGAGGCCTCCCGCCTGTTCTGGGATCAGGGCGTGGACGCCACCAGTGGGGACCAGATCGCCGAGGCGGTGGGCCTGTCCACCCGCACCATCTGGCGCCACTTCCGCAGCAAGGAAAGCTGCGCCGAACCCATCGTCACACAGGGCGTGGAATGGGAGATGCGCACGCTGCGGGACTGGCCCGCCGACCTGTCGCTCGAAGAGCGCTTCAGCACCGAGGCGAGCCGGTTCCGGCGCGAGGCCAGTGCGGTCGAGCTGGCCGACACCGGGCTCGCGATGCGGATGATCCGACTCGCCGACACGGAACCTGCCCTGCGTACCGCCTGGTTGATGGCCTGCGACCTGGTGGAGCGGGAGATGGCCGACATCATCGCGAAGCGTCTGGGCCGCCCTGCCGACGACCTCGATGTGCGCCTGCATGCCGCGGCGGCCTCCGCCGCCATCCGCGTCCTCAACGAGGACATCGGCGCGGCTCTCCTCGACGGCGCCGACCCCGCCCAGTTCGCCGACGCGTCCGAACGCATCGCACGCGCCGTCCGCAGGGCTACGGGAGGGGCCGTGGGGGACCCGGTAGCTGTGCGGGGGTGA
- a CDS encoding peptide synthetase encodes MATRSQGEVVQGEVVRGEAVRPLGAFERTIDLYMRHNPLQFSLVAELDRHIPESELASALVKLRDRHPMLGVSVDRTGPEAVYRKTGAATPVTTLAEGTPWQAVMAAEQIRPISPAPGGPSVRAVLLPRGQRCDIVLTFAHQITDGVGGLRALLDLVAVLDGEELAPGSMPEALEDLLARDVTAPDTTAAAAPPDDPRMSAGGELAPFSGQLPHLQALALDRELTTRLLHRCRQESTSAHAALCAAAAVVFHRRGREFVRVLTPVDLRRACGLPDEVVNRFAGARTASEAYEADDFWKLARRTRESLARQRGPGALKAAGAALAAHAPTSAGEAEAMMGAATAADIQITNLGAAEPRLRRTGTLTALWGPGQITQLRGEHVLGVVTVAGRLRMTELTHDPVAGLVGDIAAVLAEACAESGDRADGAGRTGRTGPEHSPSSR; translated from the coding sequence ATGGCGACGAGGAGCCAAGGAGAAGTAGTTCAAGGAGAAGTAGTCCGAGGAGAAGCAGTCCGCCCGCTGGGCGCGTTCGAGCGCACCATCGACCTCTACATGCGCCACAACCCCCTCCAGTTCTCCCTGGTCGCCGAGCTCGACCGGCACATACCGGAGTCCGAGCTGGCCTCGGCGCTGGTGAAGCTGCGCGACCGGCACCCGATGCTCGGGGTGAGCGTGGACCGCACGGGGCCCGAGGCCGTCTACCGGAAGACCGGCGCCGCGACCCCGGTGACGACGCTCGCCGAGGGCACGCCCTGGCAGGCCGTCATGGCCGCCGAGCAGATTCGTCCCATCTCCCCGGCTCCGGGCGGCCCTTCGGTGCGCGCCGTCCTTCTGCCTCGCGGCCAACGGTGCGACATCGTGCTCACGTTCGCCCACCAGATCACCGACGGGGTCGGCGGGCTGCGGGCGCTGCTGGACCTGGTGGCGGTACTGGACGGCGAGGAACTGGCGCCCGGCAGCATGCCGGAGGCCCTGGAAGACCTGCTCGCCCGCGACGTCACGGCACCGGACACCACGGCCGCCGCCGCACCGCCGGACGATCCGCGCATGAGCGCGGGCGGCGAACTCGCGCCGTTCTCCGGGCAGTTGCCGCACCTGCAGGCTCTGGCCCTCGACCGGGAGCTGACCACCCGGCTCCTCCACCGCTGCCGCCAGGAGAGCACGTCGGCGCACGCCGCGCTCTGTGCCGCTGCCGCAGTGGTGTTCCACCGGCGCGGACGGGAGTTCGTACGGGTGCTGACGCCGGTGGACCTGCGCCGGGCCTGCGGCCTGCCCGACGAGGTGGTGAACCGCTTCGCCGGGGCGCGGACCGCGAGCGAGGCGTACGAGGCCGACGACTTCTGGAAGCTCGCCCGCCGAACCCGCGAGTCACTCGCGCGGCAGCGCGGTCCGGGCGCCCTCAAGGCCGCCGGTGCGGCGCTGGCGGCGCACGCCCCCACCAGCGCGGGCGAGGCCGAGGCCATGATGGGCGCGGCCACGGCCGCCGACATCCAGATCACCAACCTCGGAGCGGCGGAACCGCGGCTCCGGCGCACGGGCACGCTCACCGCCCTGTGGGGCCCGGGGCAGATCACCCAGCTGCGCGGCGAGCACGTGCTCGGCGTCGTCACCGTTGCCGGGCGGCTCCGGATGACGGAGCTCACCCACGATCCTGTCGCCGGGCTGGTCGGGGACATCGCCGCCGTACTGGCTGAAGCGTGCGCCGAGTCGGGCGACAGGGCGGACGGGGCGGGGCGGACGGGGCGGACGGGCCCTGAACACTCGCCGAGCTCCCGGTAG
- a CDS encoding DUF3159 domain-containing protein — MKTKSFLETETDAQAEQTAPQRRPSVLEQAGGTEGVIYSALPALAFVVANSAGGMRVAVIAALGVAVAIGVLRMVRKESVQPAIGGVFGVVIAVGIVWFTGSAKDYFLIGIWASLAGAVLFLASVLVRWPLAGVIWNAATGKGNVWRADKRSRFYYDVATLVLAAVFGARFAVQQYFYATDQVGSLGAAKIAMGFPLLALALLVVAWAARSSNKRLVAIGLLPAKRT, encoded by the coding sequence ATGAAGACCAAGAGCTTCCTGGAGACAGAAACCGACGCACAGGCGGAGCAGACGGCACCCCAGCGACGCCCCTCGGTCCTCGAACAGGCGGGAGGCACCGAAGGGGTCATCTACTCGGCGCTGCCCGCACTGGCCTTCGTCGTCGCCAACAGCGCCGGCGGAATGCGGGTGGCGGTCATCGCCGCCCTCGGCGTCGCGGTGGCCATCGGCGTGCTGCGGATGGTGCGCAAGGAGTCGGTGCAGCCCGCGATCGGCGGCGTGTTCGGCGTCGTGATCGCCGTCGGCATCGTCTGGTTCACCGGCTCCGCCAAGGACTACTTCCTCATCGGCATCTGGGCGAGTCTCGCCGGCGCGGTCCTCTTCCTCGCCTCCGTCCTGGTGCGGTGGCCGCTGGCAGGGGTCATCTGGAACGCGGCCACCGGCAAGGGCAACGTCTGGCGCGCGGACAAGCGTTCGCGGTTCTACTACGACGTCGCCACCCTGGTGCTCGCCGCCGTCTTCGGTGCCCGGTTCGCCGTCCAGCAGTACTTCTACGCCACGGACCAGGTCGGCTCGCTGGGCGCCGCCAAGATCGCCATGGGCTTTCCCCTGCTCGCTCTGGCGCTCCTGGTGGTCGCCTGGGCCGCCCGGAGCTCGAACAAGCGACTTGTGGCCATCGGCCTGCTGCCCGCCAAGCGCACCTGA
- a CDS encoding S9 family peptidase translates to MAQRKTISVEEFFGPPPRAKATLSPDGKQMAYLAPWKNRMNVWTERVDAPGDARCVTTEDRGVVSYHWTRDPRWLLYSRDQGGDENLHLYRVDLQDPDATAVNLTPYPGVRTAGLDLPAGRPGKVITQLNLRDRARFDLVELDIATGDLTTLAQNPGGVEGWLYSERELFAVAMTADGDIELSRWDGATGALDFVARFEGGDAPLGVYPTEVTPDGTGVWLGSHLGSDRLRLARLDLATGEEEEVDSHPQFDLDTRARVFPALPSPLIRSRRTGELLGVRYLGERQVIHALDPHFAAVLENLEKLSDGDLAGLSSDESGQRWVAAFTHDRDPGVTYLYDHTTGESRLLHRAKPHLDPESLAPMRTVSITSRDGLTLPSHLTLPVGSEPSGLPLVLFVHGGPWTRDSWGYNPAAQLFANRGCAVLQVSFRGSTGYGKAFTRAGIGEFAGKMHDDLIDGVRWAVDQGYADPDRVAIMGGSYGGYAALVGAAFTPDVFAAAVDVVGISDLANFMRNQPDFVKPMLAYNWFTYVGDPADPEQEADMLARSPISRVDQIRTPLMVAHGANDARVVLAESDRLVEALRARSVPVEYIVMEDEGHAIENPENVIALYTAAERFLAEHLGFEAHEAHEAHEAHEAHEA, encoded by the coding sequence ATGGCACAGCGGAAGACGATCTCCGTCGAGGAGTTCTTCGGACCGCCGCCTCGCGCGAAGGCCACCCTTTCGCCTGACGGCAAGCAGATGGCGTACCTGGCGCCCTGGAAGAACCGGATGAACGTCTGGACAGAAAGGGTCGACGCACCGGGAGACGCGCGGTGCGTGACCACCGAGGACCGCGGAGTGGTGAGCTACCACTGGACCCGCGACCCGCGGTGGCTGCTCTACTCCCGGGACCAGGGCGGCGACGAGAACCTGCACCTCTACCGCGTAGACCTGCAGGACCCGGACGCCACCGCGGTGAACCTCACGCCCTATCCCGGTGTGCGCACCGCCGGCCTGGACCTGCCCGCCGGGCGCCCCGGCAAGGTGATCACCCAGCTGAACCTGCGCGACCGGGCCCGGTTCGACCTGGTCGAACTGGACATCGCCACCGGCGACCTCACGACCCTCGCCCAGAACCCCGGCGGCGTCGAAGGATGGCTGTACAGCGAGCGCGAGCTGTTCGCGGTGGCGATGACGGCCGACGGCGACATCGAACTGTCACGGTGGGACGGGGCGACAGGAGCCCTGGACTTCGTGGCGCGGTTCGAGGGCGGCGACGCCCCGCTGGGGGTCTACCCCACGGAGGTCACGCCGGACGGCACCGGAGTGTGGCTCGGCTCGCACCTCGGGAGCGACCGTCTGCGCCTGGCCCGGCTCGACCTGGCCACCGGCGAGGAGGAAGAGGTCGACTCCCACCCGCAGTTCGACCTGGACACGCGGGCACGGGTCTTCCCGGCCCTGCCCTCCCCGCTGATCCGCAGCCGGCGCACGGGTGAGCTGCTCGGAGTCCGCTATCTCGGGGAGCGGCAGGTCATTCACGCTCTCGACCCGCACTTCGCCGCGGTCCTGGAGAACCTGGAGAAGCTGTCCGACGGCGATCTCGCAGGCCTGTCCTCCGACGAGAGCGGGCAGCGCTGGGTGGCCGCCTTCACCCACGACCGCGACCCCGGGGTCACTTACCTCTACGACCACACCACGGGCGAGAGCCGCCTGCTTCACCGGGCGAAGCCGCACCTCGACCCCGAGTCCCTGGCACCGATGCGAACGGTGTCGATCACCTCCCGCGACGGTCTGACGCTTCCCTCACACCTGACGCTGCCGGTCGGGTCCGAGCCCTCCGGGCTGCCGCTGGTGCTGTTCGTCCACGGCGGTCCCTGGACCCGGGACAGTTGGGGGTACAACCCCGCCGCGCAGCTCTTCGCCAACCGCGGCTGCGCGGTGCTCCAGGTCAGCTTCCGGGGCTCGACCGGTTATGGCAAGGCGTTCACCAGGGCCGGCATCGGGGAGTTCGCGGGCAAGATGCACGACGACCTCATCGACGGCGTGCGCTGGGCGGTCGATCAGGGGTATGCCGATCCGGACCGCGTGGCCATCATGGGCGGCTCCTACGGCGGTTACGCGGCCCTGGTCGGTGCCGCCTTCACCCCGGACGTGTTCGCCGCCGCCGTCGACGTCGTCGGCATCTCGGACCTGGCCAACTTCATGCGCAACCAGCCCGACTTCGTCAAACCGATGCTCGCCTACAACTGGTTCACGTACGTCGGTGACCCGGCCGACCCGGAGCAGGAGGCCGACATGCTGGCCCGCTCCCCGATCAGCCGCGTCGACCAGATCCGCACCCCGCTGATGGTCGCCCACGGAGCCAACGACGCCCGCGTCGTCCTCGCCGAGTCCGACCGGCTCGTCGAAGCCCTCCGCGCACGAAGCGTTCCCGTCGAGTACATCGTCATGGAGGACGAAGGTCACGCCATCGAGAACCCGGAGAACGTGATCGCCCTCTACACCGCCGCGGAACGCTTCCTCGCCGAACACCTCGGCTTCGAGGCCCACGAGGCCCACGAGGCCCACGAGGCCCACGAGGCCCACGAGGCATGA
- a CDS encoding GPP34 family phosphoprotein, which produces MPQTLPQRLYLLCYTVDQGKFQLDNLQGRGQLLRAGALAELARDGLLDATGGRVMRRPGKAPEDAFIASVWDELPDNKPKGWLQFIHNKAHTAETPVRDQLAARGEVDVSPGKVMGLIPADRVTVAHPQEVRALQDRVRDTVLGGADPASIALDELAMAVFAAELEVTCVWSRGDRRTHKAALKARAARFDELVPGLRRALRDSYLSSRAVGGGWSA; this is translated from the coding sequence ATGCCCCAGACGCTGCCGCAACGCCTGTACCTGCTCTGCTACACCGTGGACCAGGGCAAGTTCCAGCTCGACAACCTCCAGGGCCGCGGCCAGCTGCTCCGTGCCGGCGCCCTGGCCGAGCTGGCTCGCGACGGGCTGCTCGACGCCACGGGAGGGAGGGTGATGCGCAGGCCCGGGAAGGCGCCGGAAGACGCCTTCATCGCCTCGGTATGGGATGAACTGCCCGACAACAAGCCCAAGGGCTGGCTGCAGTTCATACACAACAAGGCCCACACCGCGGAGACACCCGTCCGCGACCAGCTGGCCGCCAGGGGAGAGGTCGACGTCTCCCCTGGCAAGGTGATGGGACTCATCCCCGCCGACCGGGTCACCGTCGCCCACCCGCAAGAGGTGCGCGCTCTCCAGGACCGCGTACGCGACACCGTGCTCGGCGGAGCCGACCCCGCATCGATCGCGTTGGACGAGCTGGCGATGGCCGTGTTCGCCGCCGAGCTCGAAGTGACCTGCGTATGGAGCCGCGGAGACCGCCGCACCCACAAGGCGGCACTCAAAGCGCGCGCCGCGCGGTTCGATGAGCTCGTCCCCGGCCTACGTAGGGCGCTGCGCGACTCCTACCTGTCGAGCCGGGCGGTCGGCGGCGGCTGGAGTGCGTGA
- a CDS encoding 2'-5' RNA ligase family protein: MPVSGTTAVLALLPDAEPLLELAAQVDALVVRPGVPAHATLLYPWLPADQIGPTELERLRAVLVRASPEAGRILLRLAEVVPGHSFVSVPAPELCPLATAVRAAFPEQVPYGGRFGQDPPVHVTVALDAAAPSTAAEVARRVTGRLPISTEVSAVHVVALAPEGWQTLAELPLTA, translated from the coding sequence ATGCCGGTTTCTGGAACCACGGCTGTTCTGGCTCTACTGCCGGATGCCGAACCGCTGCTGGAGCTGGCCGCCCAGGTGGACGCGCTGGTGGTGCGACCGGGTGTGCCCGCCCACGCGACGCTGCTCTACCCGTGGCTGCCGGCCGACCAGATCGGCCCGACGGAGTTGGAGCGACTGCGGGCCGTTCTGGTACGGGCCTCGCCGGAAGCCGGCCGGATCCTCCTACGCCTGGCCGAGGTCGTGCCGGGCCATTCTTTCGTCAGTGTCCCGGCGCCCGAACTGTGCCCCCTCGCCACTGCCGTTCGCGCCGCGTTCCCCGAACAGGTCCCCTACGGAGGCCGGTTCGGGCAGGACCCGCCGGTGCACGTCACTGTGGCACTGGACGCGGCAGCTCCCTCCACCGCCGCCGAAGTCGCGCGCCGCGTCACCGGCCGACTACCGATCTCCACCGAAGTGTCCGCCGTGCACGTGGTCGCCCTCGCACCCGAGGGCTGGCAAACCCTCGCCGAGTTGCCTCTCACCGCTTAG
- the snpA gene encoding snapalysin: protein MNISRTRSRTRSRTRSLAILGAVALVGSLAAAPSAFAAPSPEVVKPLSTSATSAYAGSAENEAANRKFFDAVMKSALKKQAAQPGIQVVTVRYRTTRAPSFRSQIAQSTQIWNSSVSNVKLQETSSTADFEYREGNDSRGSYASTDGRGHGYIFLDYRQNQQYNSTRVTSHETGHVLGLPDHYSGPCSELMSGGGPGTSCTNAYPNAQERQRVNSLWARGIATLKDKGELTKVR, encoded by the coding sequence ATGAACATTTCCCGCACCAGATCCCGCACCAGATCCCGCACCAGATCGCTCGCCATCCTCGGCGCCGTCGCTCTCGTCGGCTCGCTCGCCGCCGCCCCCTCGGCGTTCGCCGCGCCCTCGCCCGAGGTGGTCAAGCCCCTCTCCACGAGCGCCACGTCGGCGTACGCGGGCTCCGCCGAGAACGAGGCCGCCAACCGGAAGTTCTTCGACGCCGTCATGAAGTCGGCGCTGAAGAAGCAGGCGGCGCAACCGGGCATCCAGGTCGTCACCGTCCGGTACCGCACGACCCGGGCGCCGAGCTTCCGTAGCCAGATAGCGCAGAGCACGCAGATCTGGAACTCCTCGGTCAGTAACGTGAAGCTCCAGGAGACCAGCTCGACCGCCGACTTCGAGTACCGCGAGGGCAACGACTCGCGTGGCTCGTACGCCTCCACCGACGGGCGGGGCCACGGCTACATCTTCCTGGACTACCGGCAGAACCAGCAGTACAACTCCACCCGTGTGACGTCTCACGAAACGGGGCACGTGCTCGGCCTGCCCGACCACTACTCGGGCCCGTGCAGCGAGCTGATGTCCGGCGGCGGCCCCGGCACGTCCTGCACCAACGCCTACCCGAACGCGCAGGAGCGCCAGCGGGTCAACAGCCTCTGGGCCAGGGGGATCGCCACCCTCAAGGACAAGGGTGAGCTGACGAAGGTCCGCTGA
- a CDS encoding cytochrome b/b6 domain-containing protein: protein MRTHLRNGPHGYGVVTKTLHWVVFVAMAAQFVVGYLLDPDDGGHGRGRGRGRGEDSGRGRGRGRGSEEGYEPFGDDSLLTVHVVLGAAVLLLGVVRIAWRLATPLPPWAPTLTQRERRIAHGTETALYAAMLAVPATGIALVLSGDGLLAVHVAAQILFFAALAVHVGLVLKHQLVDRDHLLRRMTCRHSPTQPPPRSW from the coding sequence ATGAGAACCCACCTGCGCAACGGTCCGCACGGCTATGGAGTGGTCACGAAGACGCTTCACTGGGTGGTCTTCGTGGCCATGGCCGCGCAGTTCGTCGTGGGGTACCTGCTCGACCCGGACGACGGCGGCCACGGTCGGGGGCGCGGCCGTGGGCGTGGTGAGGACTCGGGCCGAGGGCGAGGCCGTGGCCGGGGCTCGGAGGAGGGGTATGAGCCCTTCGGCGACGATTCGCTGCTGACCGTGCACGTCGTACTCGGCGCCGCGGTCCTCCTCCTGGGTGTCGTCCGGATCGCCTGGCGGCTGGCCACGCCACTGCCCCCGTGGGCGCCGACTCTTACCCAACGAGAGCGACGTATCGCGCACGGCACCGAGACGGCGTTGTACGCGGCCATGCTCGCCGTCCCGGCCACGGGCATCGCACTGGTGCTGTCGGGTGACGGGCTGCTCGCTGTGCATGTCGCCGCGCAGATCCTCTTCTTCGCGGCTCTGGCGGTCCACGTCGGTCTGGTGCTCAAGCATCAACTGGTCGACCGCGACCACCTTCTGCGCCGTATGACCTGCCGTCACTCGCCAACTCAGCCACCTCCGAGATCATGGTGA
- a CDS encoding AI-2E family transporter: MPATLSSTKSAAALRRSARVSVELLLVVVAAAVALWVLGRMWSVVWPLIVGLLLTTLTWPAAHFLRRRGWRPALAASVVTVLFLLVAAGIVALIAVPVASESGELADGVADGIEKLREWAAGPPLNIDDAQISDGVDSATSRIQDSVGSMVTTLFTGLSTVLNGLVTAILALFLMFFFLKDGPRFLPWLARQLPGRLADDIPIVATRSWNTLGAFVRSQAFVGLLDAVFIGLGLWILGVPLVLPLAVLTFVSAFVPIVGALFAGFVAVLIALVSNGLTDALIVLAIIVVVQQLEGNVFQPIIQSRGLGLHAAVVLLAVTLGANLAGVVGSLLAVPAAALIAVVWNYLREQLSDPPQEPEADDTSPGAAVPS, translated from the coding sequence ATGCCTGCCACGCTGAGTTCCACAAAGTCCGCCGCCGCGCTCCGCAGATCGGCGCGGGTCTCCGTCGAGTTGCTGCTGGTTGTTGTCGCCGCCGCGGTGGCCCTGTGGGTTCTGGGCCGGATGTGGTCGGTCGTCTGGCCGCTCATAGTGGGACTCCTGCTCACCACACTGACCTGGCCTGCGGCCCACTTCCTGCGCCGACGCGGGTGGCGCCCCGCCCTGGCCGCCTCGGTGGTGACCGTGCTGTTCCTTCTGGTCGCCGCGGGCATCGTGGCGCTGATCGCGGTACCGGTGGCCTCCGAGTCCGGTGAACTGGCCGACGGCGTGGCCGATGGCATCGAGAAACTGCGCGAATGGGCCGCCGGGCCGCCCCTGAACATCGACGACGCCCAGATCTCGGACGGCGTCGACTCGGCGACCTCCCGGATCCAGGACAGCGTCGGCAGCATGGTCACCACTCTGTTCACCGGACTGAGCACCGTGTTGAACGGTCTGGTCACCGCGATCCTGGCGCTCTTCCTGATGTTCTTCTTCCTCAAGGACGGACCGCGGTTCCTCCCGTGGCTCGCCCGTCAGCTCCCCGGCCGGCTCGCCGACGACATCCCGATCGTGGCGACGCGCAGCTGGAACACTCTGGGCGCGTTCGTGCGTTCCCAGGCCTTCGTCGGCCTGCTCGACGCGGTCTTCATCGGTCTGGGCCTGTGGATCCTGGGAGTGCCCCTCGTGCTCCCGCTGGCCGTGCTGACGTTCGTGTCCGCGTTCGTGCCGATCGTGGGCGCCCTGTTCGCCGGCTTCGTGGCGGTGCTGATCGCGCTGGTGTCCAACGGCCTGACGGACGCGCTGATCGTGCTGGCGATCATCGTCGTGGTGCAGCAACTCGAGGGCAACGTGTTCCAGCCGATCATCCAAAGTCGCGGTCTTGGCCTGCACGCGGCGGTGGTCCTGCTGGCCGTCACCCTGGGCGCGAACCTGGCCGGCGTCGTGGGCAGCCTGCTCGCGGTACCGGCAGCCGCCCTGATCGCGGTGGTCTGGAACTATCTGCGGGAGCAGCTCAGCGACCCGCCGCAGGAACCGGAGGCCGACGATACGTCGCCGGGCGCAGCGGTCCCGTCGTAG
- a CDS encoding LysR family transcriptional regulator has translation MTSPLGFTLVQLRYFLVAAERGSMTEASAQLHIAQSAVSAAIHNLERDLQVQLFIRRRGRGLTLTPAGERLRTQGRDLIARAREVEREARGDGAALSGPVTVGCFVTLAPYYLPRLFSECTRLHPGIEIDVVEAEADQLVEALTAGRIDFALTYDLGLSTEPELRSETIARAPAYVIVAADHPLAGRGSVRLAELSTEPLVLLDLPHSRDYFRSLVAATGTAPDVRYRTRSYETVRSMVARGLGYSVLNQRPATDRTYGGGEIAELELRDAGRPLEVRIATLDGMTQTARARAVMDVLRESTDAS, from the coding sequence ATGACGTCGCCGTTGGGTTTCACGCTCGTTCAGCTGCGCTACTTCCTGGTCGCCGCCGAACGCGGCTCGATGACGGAGGCGTCGGCGCAGCTGCACATCGCGCAGTCCGCCGTGTCCGCCGCCATCCACAATCTGGAGCGGGACCTCCAGGTGCAGCTGTTCATCCGCCGCCGGGGGCGGGGCCTGACCCTGACCCCGGCGGGGGAACGGCTGCGGACGCAGGGCCGTGACCTCATCGCCCGCGCGCGCGAGGTCGAGCGGGAGGCGCGGGGGGACGGCGCGGCGCTCTCCGGTCCGGTGACCGTCGGGTGCTTCGTGACCCTGGCCCCGTACTATCTGCCGCGTCTGTTCAGCGAGTGCACGCGCCTGCACCCGGGCATCGAGATCGACGTGGTGGAGGCGGAGGCGGATCAGCTCGTCGAGGCCCTGACCGCGGGGCGCATCGACTTCGCCCTCACCTACGATCTGGGCCTTTCCACCGAGCCGGAGCTGCGCAGCGAGACGATCGCCCGCGCCCCCGCCTACGTCATCGTCGCGGCCGACCACCCACTGGCGGGCCGGGGCAGCGTGCGCCTCGCCGAACTGTCCACGGAACCGCTGGTCCTCCTCGACCTCCCGCACAGCCGCGACTACTTCCGCTCCCTCGTCGCCGCCACCGGCACCGCCCCCGACGTCCGCTACCGCACCCGTAGTTACGAGACGGTGCGCTCCATGGTGGCCCGCGGACTCGGCTACTCCGTGCTCAACCAGCGCCCCGCGACCGACCGGACCTACGGCGGCGGCGAGATCGCGGAGCTCGAACTCCGGGATGCCGGGCGCCCGTTGGAGGTCAGGATCGCGACGCTGGACGGCATGACGCAGACCGCGCGGGCGCGCGCGGTGATGGACGTGCTGCGGGAGAGCACCGACGCGTCGTAG
- a CDS encoding MFS transporter: MTVTEPQGTTAEVPTDVATLRRSIAAGAVGVFVHWFDWAAYAYLAGTVAKVFFPAGDSTTGLLAVFGVFAVSFGVRPIGALVFGPLGDRIGRKRTLSLVIFMMSGATLAIGLLPGYDSIGVAAPVLLVVLRLIQGFAAGGEFGSAASFLAESAPRRRRGFGVSWLEVGSLLGFLAGSFVFLLLSTGLDDAQLTSWGWRIPFLVAAPLGIIGVVIRNKIEDTPEYRALEENDTVPRSPARELLRSHKRQLLQAAGLMAAMHVPFYAVLTYLVTYETDHLGHSADSAALLSTVISLLGLVLVPLSGRLSDRVGRKPVFIGATAALLVVATPAFWLMRTGMAGTWIAGLTLGAILAAILGTYAVWSAEVFPTRTRQSGLSISYNVTAALFAGTVPYLMTLLISATGSTLVPGPYLMVFAVGGLIAALSLKETAGSALLHAEDVAARTRTTPGSDVDGA, translated from the coding sequence ATGACCGTGACCGAGCCTCAGGGCACCACGGCCGAGGTCCCCACCGACGTGGCCACGTTGCGTCGCAGTATCGCGGCGGGGGCCGTCGGCGTCTTCGTGCACTGGTTCGACTGGGCCGCGTACGCCTATCTCGCCGGCACAGTGGCGAAGGTGTTCTTCCCCGCCGGTGACAGCACGACCGGGCTGCTCGCGGTGTTCGGCGTCTTCGCCGTCTCCTTCGGTGTACGGCCGATCGGCGCGCTCGTCTTCGGGCCGCTCGGCGACAGGATCGGCCGCAAGCGCACGCTGTCCCTGGTCATCTTCATGATGTCCGGCGCGACGCTGGCGATCGGCCTGCTGCCGGGCTACGACTCGATCGGGGTCGCCGCCCCGGTGCTCCTGGTGGTCCTCCGTCTGATCCAGGGGTTCGCGGCGGGCGGCGAGTTCGGCAGCGCGGCCAGCTTCCTCGCGGAGAGCGCGCCGCGCCGGCGGCGCGGATTCGGTGTGAGCTGGCTGGAGGTCGGCTCACTGCTCGGCTTCCTGGCCGGCTCGTTCGTCTTCCTGCTCCTGTCGACGGGGCTCGACGACGCCCAGCTCACCTCCTGGGGCTGGCGTATCCCGTTCCTCGTCGCGGCGCCGCTCGGCATCATCGGCGTGGTAATCCGCAACAAGATCGAGGACACCCCGGAGTACCGGGCGCTTGAGGAGAACGACACCGTCCCGCGCAGCCCGGCCCGCGAGCTGCTCCGCTCCCACAAGCGCCAACTTCTCCAGGCGGCGGGCCTGATGGCAGCCATGCATGTCCCCTTCTACGCGGTCCTTACCTACCTGGTCACCTACGAGACCGACCACCTCGGTCACTCGGCCGACAGCGCGGCCCTGCTGTCCACCGTCATCTCCCTGCTCGGCCTCGTGCTGGTACCCCTGTCCGGCAGGCTGTCCGACCGGGTGGGCCGCAAGCCGGTGTTCATCGGGGCGACGGCGGCCCTCCTCGTCGTCGCCACCCCCGCGTTCTGGCTGATGCGGACCGGGATGGCCGGAACGTGGATCGCCGGTCTCACGCTCGGCGCGATCCTGGCCGCGATCCTCGGCACGTACGCGGTGTGGTCGGCGGAGGTCTTCCCCACGCGCACCCGGCAGAGCGGGCTCTCCATCTCGTACAACGTGACGGCGGCGCTGTTCGCGGGCACCGTGCCGTACTTGATGACGCTGCTCATCTCGGCGACCGGGAGCACGCTGGTGCCGGGCCCGTATCTGATGGTGTTCGCCGTGGGCGGCCTGATCGCGGCGCTCTCCCTGAAGGAGACGGCCGGCTCGGCGCTGCTGCATGCCGAGGACGTGGCGGCTCGGACGCGGACGACGCCTGGATCGGACGTGGACGGCGCCTAG